Proteins encoded together in one Gadus chalcogrammus isolate NIFS_2021 chromosome 18, NIFS_Gcha_1.0, whole genome shotgun sequence window:
- the rnf157 gene encoding E3 ubiquitin ligase RNF157 isoform X1: MGAFISRQNIGVEEVDIPSNSVYRYPPKSGSYFASHFIMGGEKFDSTHPEGYLFGENTDLNFLGIRPVAFPYAAPPPQEPVKTLRSLINIRKDTLRLVRCSEDLKLPGEDEEAVKNRACYNIEFTFDADTQVAITIYYQAMEEFHSGVPIYLPQDSSLQSETVHFKRGVSQQFCLPSHSVNLSEWADEELLFDMDKEVFPMVVQAVVDEGEEHMGHSHVLLATFEKHMDGSFCVKPLKQKQVVDGVSYLLQEIYGIENKYNSQESKVVDDEISDNSAECVVCLSDIRDTLILPCRHLCLCNACADTLRYQANCCPICRLPFRALLQIRAMRKKLSPLTPGSFNPVITSQTSDSEDNSAMEHIPPGYEAVSLLEALNGPLSTSPAAPPLHSGPSHITGALPPYSGESHPAPPRSPSPLDPSNSSQGGKLKKSGSKSLSQNSSVLQEEEDEKSCSESEAQACRRKLPVDPPECGVTPDSENLTLSSSGAIDQSSCAGTPLSSTITSPEDPVSSSLAQSVMSMASSHSQHSHISTDTMSSMSGSYLAGGEGEPPRGAGDGGYAAGDNHPDTPMRSRGPSQQDGGLSMEPKEPKYSVSLEEQDSEGNDVTEEDSPSPSQEKGGRSRCPELANNNQGDALCDTPSFGLDNEQASDSRFAGLGYLGGYRPGQETLPPTTGNLNLEESGPETREAQGPKHPRHGPLIV; this comes from the exons ttcccGTATGCTGCCCCCCCACCTCAGGAACCAGTGAAAACGCTGAGAAGCCTTATAAACATCCGGAAGGACACACTGCGGCTCGTAAG GTGTAGCGAGGACCTGAAGTTGccgggtgaggatgaggaggctgtGAAGAACAGGGCCTGCTATAACATCGAGTTCACGTTTGACGCTGACACACAGGTGGCCATCACCATCTACTACCAAGCGATGGAAGAGTTCCACAGCGGGGTGCCAAT CTACCTTCCTCAGGACAGCTCCCTGCAGTCGGAGACGGTGCACTTCAAGAGGGGAGTCAGCCAGCAGTTTTGCCTGCCGTCCCACTCGGTCAACCTCAGCGAATGGGCTGACGAGGAG CTGCTGTTTGACATGGACAAGGAGGTCTTCCCCATGGTGGTGCAGGCGGTGGTGGACGAGGGCGAAG AACATATGGGCCACTCCCACGTGTTGCTGGCAACTTTTGAGAAG CACATGGACGGAAGCTTCTGTGTGAAACCGCTGAAGCAGAAACAAGTG GTGGACGGGGTCAGCTACCTGCTCCAGGAGATCTATGGCATAGAGAACAAGTACAACAGCCAGGAATCAAAG gtggtGGACGACGAGATCAGCGACAACAGCGCCGAGTGCGTGGTGTGTCTGTCGGACATCCGCGACACGCTCATCCTGCCCTGCCGCCACCTGTGTCTGTGCAACGCCTGCGCCGACACCCTGCGCTACCAGGCCAACTGCTGCCCCATCTGCCGGCTgc cGTTCCGGGCGCTGCTGCAGATCCGCGCCATGAGGAAGAAGCTGAGCCCGCTGACCCCCGGCAGCTTCAACCCCGTCATCACCTCCCAGACCTCCGACTCAGAGGACAACTCG GCGATGGAGCACATCCCCCCGGGTTACGAGGCGGTGTCCCTGCTGGAGGCCCTCAATGGGCCCCTGAGCACGTCGCCGGCGGCCCCCCCGCTCCACTCGGGCCCCAGCCACATCACCGGGGCCCTGCCCCCCTACAGCGGCGAGAGCCACCCGGCCCCGCCCCGCTCCCCCTCCCCGCTGGACCCCTCCAACTCCAGCCAGGGCGGGAAGCTCAAGAAGAGCGGCTCCAA GTCCCTTTCCCAGAATTCCTCTGTGctccaagaggaggaggacgagaagtCTTGCAGTGAGTCTGAGGCCCAGGCGTGCCGTCGCAAGCTGCCCGTGGACCCGCCAGAG TGCGGTGTGACACCAGACAGTGAGAACCTGACTCTGTCGTCTTCCGGAGCCATCGACCAATCGTCCTGCGCCGGGACGCCCCTGTCCTCCACCATCACGTCCCCTGaag acCCGGTGAGCAGCAGCTTGGCCCAGTCGGTGATGTCCATGGCCTCGTCCCACTCGCAGCACTCCCACATCAGCACTGACACCATGTCCTCCATGTCAGGGTCCTACCTGgcggggggcgagggggagccCCCCCGCGGGGCCGGGGACGGGGGCTACGCCGCGGGGGACAACCACCCGGACACCCCCATGAGGAGCCGGGGACCCTCCCAGCAGGacggg GGTCTTTCCATGGAGCCAAAGGAACCAAAGTACTCTGTGTCACTGGAGGAGCAGGACTCTGAG GGCAACGACGTCACGGAAGAGGACAGCCCGTCGCCGTCTCAAGAAAAGG GTGGGCGGAGCAGGTGTCCAGAGTTGGCCAATAACAATCAGGGCGACGCCCTCTGTGACACGCCCTCTTTTGGGTTGGATAATGAGCAGGCTTCCGACAGCCGATTCGCTG gtcTAGGGTATCTGGGGGGCTACCGGCCCGGTCAGgagaccctcccccccaccacaggAAACTTGAACCTGGAGGAGAGCGGGCCGGAGACCCGGGAGGCCCAGGGTCCTAAACACCCCCGCCATGGGCCGCTCATCGTGTag
- the LOC130371851 gene encoding 5-hydroxytryptamine receptor 3C-like produces the protein MACVPILLLVFLTGCLGSQKVCSYHDILVHLNLTRDNEMYTATRPVLDHTHPTVVRMDLALYAILAVIEKTQTFTPFIWIILMWNNERVSWDPAMFCGITELSIPKEMLWKPDLLITEMTDMDNASQSPYVYITYDGNVTFEEDLKVVSTCKMDVHKFPFDTQSCNITVMSILHSVSQLRLTPSSNSSRITQFTRRVMQTQGEWEFLSLAVTNELFVLGDQNWDQIIYTISMKRRPLLHVINFLLPVLFFLCLDLSSFLISDHRGDKLGFKVTVLLAISVLLLILNEILPSMSNRTPLIATYCIVIFAMMLLSLLETVLVTHLMEKDSQQKGVPEREAVLVEDLEGKQVKAASPSSPASPASPSSPSPLEKGCARCACVCDWLRSETPRDHLPMAEQVADGGPAGGDAHLWLMVLQELRELKGLALAWVRQAHGGHPGYWTRLAYRINVGFFIFYVAVALFFLTLMIKEWQS, from the exons ATGGCGTGTGTCCCAatactcctcctcgtcttcctcacaG GCTGCCTGGGCTCCCAGAAGGTGTGTAGCTACCACGACATTCTGGTGCACCTGAACCTTACCCGAGACAACGAGATGTACACGGCCACGCGGCCAGTCCtcgaccacacacaccccaccgtGGTCCGCATGGACCTCGCTCTCTACGCCATTTTAGCCGTG ATCGAGAAAACACAGACCTTCACACCATTCATCTGGATAATATTG ATGTGGAATAATGAACGCGTCTCCTGGGATCCGGCTATGTTCTGCGGGATCACAGAACTCTCCATTCCCAAAGAGATGCTTTGGAAACCTGACCTCTTGATCACTGAGAT gACGGATATGGACAACGCGTCCCAGAGTCCCTACGTGTACATCACCTACGACGGCAACGTGACCTTCGAGGAGGACCTGAAGGTGGTCAGCACCTGCAAGATGGACGTGCACAAGTTCCCCTTCGACACGCAGAGCTGCAACATCACCGTCATGTCCATCCTCCACAGCG taaGTCAACTGAGGCTCACCCCGTCCTCCAACTCTTCCCGGATCACCCAGTTCACCCGCAGGGTGATGCAGACTCAGGGAGAGTGGGAGTTCCTCAGCCTGGCCGTCACCAACGAACTGTTCGTCCTCGGGGATCAAAACTGGGATCAGATCATATACACG ATCTCCATGAAGAGGAGGCCCCTTCTGCATGTCATCAACTTCCTGCTGCCCGTCCTCTTCTTCCTGTGTCTGGACCTGTCCTCCTTCCTCATCTCCGACCACCGGGGGGACAAGCTGGGCTTCAAGGTCACCGTGCTGCTGGCCATCTCCGTGCTGCTGCTCATCCTCAACGAGATCCTGCCCTCCATGTCCAACCGGACTCCCCTCATAG CCACCTACTGCATCGTGATCTTTGCCATGATGCTGCTGAGTCTCCTGGAGACGGTGTTGGTGACTCACCTGATGGAGAAGGACTCTCAGCAGAAAGGTGTCCCGGAGAGGGAGGCCGTCCTGGTGGAGGACCTGGAAGGCAAGCAGGTCAAGGCCGCctcccccagctctcctgcctcccccgcctccccaagCTCCCCCAGTCCCT TAGAGAAGGGCTGCGCTCGCTGTGCGTGCGTCTGCGATTGGTTGAGGTCTGAGACGCCCCGTGATCATCTACCAATGGCTGAGCAG GTGGCGGACGGCGGTCCCGCCGGGGGCGACGCCCACCTGTGGCTGATGGTCCTGCAGGAGCTGAGGGAGCTGAAGGGCCTGGCCCTGGCCTGGGTCCGCCAGGCCCACGGGGGGCACCCCGGCTACTGGACCCGCCTGGCCTATAGGATCAACGTGGGCTTCTTCATATTCTATGTGGCGGTGGCCCTGTTCTTCCTCACCCTCATGATAAAGGAATGGCAGTCCTAG